A region of Streptomyces sp. NBC_01750 DNA encodes the following proteins:
- a CDS encoding cyclic nucleotide-binding domain-containing protein, with translation MTTVAPLLNMLPPEGRDRMMELATETAFAAGTRIFEEGSRADRFWIIRTGSVDLDMHVPGRRAAFVEQLGPGDLLGWSWLFPPRSWHLGAAAATPVRALEFDAAKVRALFDEEPELYQALTLRIAEVIAHRLQSARGRLLDLYGPAGGGNLRR, from the coding sequence ATGACCACGGTGGCCCCACTGCTGAACATGCTGCCGCCGGAAGGCCGCGACAGGATGATGGAACTCGCAACGGAAACGGCGTTCGCGGCCGGCACACGCATCTTCGAGGAGGGCTCGCGCGCGGATCGCTTCTGGATCATCCGCACGGGATCCGTCGACCTCGACATGCACGTTCCGGGACGGCGCGCCGCCTTCGTCGAGCAGCTCGGCCCGGGAGATCTGCTGGGCTGGTCCTGGCTCTTCCCGCCGCGCAGCTGGCATCTGGGCGCCGCGGCGGCCACCCCGGTCCGGGCGCTCGAATTCGACGCCGCGAAGGTGCGAGCCCTGTTCGATGAGGAGCCGGAGCTCTACCAGGCGCTCACACTCCGTATCGCGGAGGTGATCGCACACCGGCTCCAGTCCGCCCGGGGCCGCCTGCTCGATCTGTACGGACCCGCCGGCGGCGGAAACCTGCGTCGCTGA
- the dhaK gene encoding dihydroxyacetone kinase subunit DhaK has product MRMLINVPETVVADALRGMAAAHPELSVDVENRVIVRRDAPVAGKVGLVSGGGSGHEPLHGGFVGPGMLAAACPGEVFTSPVPDQMARAATAVDSGEGVLFIVKNYTGDVLNFDMAAELAEDEGVRVAKVLVNDDVAVTDSLYTAGRRGTGATLFVEKIAGAAAEEGAPLERVEAIARQVNENSRSFGVALSAGTTPAKGSPTFDLPSGELELGIGIHGEPGRERRAMMTSREIADFSVNAVLEDRPPTGPVLVLVNGMGATPLLELYGFNAEVQRVLTEHRVAVARTLVGNYVTSLDMAGCSVTLCQVDEELLRLWDAPVETPGLRWGR; this is encoded by the coding sequence ATGAGGATGCTCATCAATGTGCCGGAGACCGTTGTCGCGGATGCACTCCGTGGCATGGCGGCCGCGCACCCCGAGTTGTCCGTGGACGTGGAGAACCGGGTGATCGTACGGCGCGATGCGCCCGTCGCCGGGAAGGTGGGGCTGGTGTCCGGTGGCGGCTCGGGGCACGAGCCGCTGCATGGCGGGTTCGTGGGCCCCGGAATGCTCGCCGCCGCCTGCCCCGGAGAGGTCTTCACATCTCCCGTCCCCGATCAGATGGCGCGGGCGGCCACTGCCGTGGACAGCGGCGAGGGGGTGCTGTTCATCGTCAAGAACTACACGGGCGACGTCCTCAATTTCGACATGGCCGCCGAGCTCGCCGAGGATGAAGGGGTACGTGTCGCCAAGGTCCTGGTCAACGACGATGTGGCGGTGACCGACAGCCTGTACACGGCGGGCCGCCGCGGCACCGGTGCGACCCTGTTCGTCGAGAAGATCGCGGGCGCGGCCGCCGAGGAGGGCGCGCCGTTGGAGCGGGTCGAGGCGATCGCCCGGCAGGTGAACGAGAACTCCCGGAGTTTCGGTGTCGCGCTGAGCGCCGGCACCACACCCGCCAAGGGCAGTCCTACCTTCGATCTCCCTTCGGGCGAGCTGGAGTTGGGCATCGGTATTCATGGTGAGCCCGGGCGTGAGCGGCGCGCCATGATGACGTCGCGGGAGATCGCGGACTTCTCGGTCAATGCGGTATTGGAGGATCGGCCTCCGACGGGCCCGGTGCTGGTGCTCGTCAACGGCATGGGGGCGACTCCGCTGCTGGAGCTGTACGGCTTCAATGCCGAGGTGCAGCGCGTACTCACCGAGCATCGCGTGGCCGTGGCCCGTACCCTCGTCGGGAACTATGTGACCTCGCTCGACATGGCCGGCTGCTCTGTGACGCTCTGCCAGGTCGACGAGGAGCTGCTGCGGCTGTGGGACGCGCCGGTAGAGACACCCGGGCTCCGCTGGGGTCGCTGA
- the dhaL gene encoding dihydroxyacetone kinase subunit DhaL yields MLDADFFRRWLTAAAVSVDREADRLTELDSAIGDADHGSNLQRGFTAVTAALEKEAPPTPGAVLTLAGRQLISTVGGASGPLYGTLLRRTGKALGDDAEVTPGQFAEALRTGVAAVAQLGGAKAGDKTMLDALEPAVAALGDTTTSFAAASEAAEQGALATVPLQARKGRASYLGERSIGHQDPGATSSALLIAALVEVAG; encoded by the coding sequence GTGCTCGACGCCGACTTCTTCCGCCGCTGGCTGACGGCCGCCGCGGTCTCAGTGGACCGCGAGGCGGACCGTCTCACCGAACTGGACTCGGCGATCGGTGACGCCGACCACGGCAGCAATCTCCAGCGCGGGTTCACGGCGGTGACGGCGGCCCTGGAGAAGGAGGCGCCGCCGACCCCCGGGGCCGTACTCACGCTGGCCGGACGGCAGTTGATCTCTACGGTGGGCGGCGCATCGGGTCCGCTGTACGGGACGCTGCTGCGGCGTACGGGCAAGGCGCTCGGCGACGACGCCGAGGTGACGCCGGGGCAGTTCGCCGAGGCGCTGCGCACGGGTGTGGCCGCGGTGGCGCAGCTCGGCGGCGCCAAGGCCGGGGACAAGACGATGCTGGACGCGCTCGAGCCGGCGGTCGCGGCCCTCGGCGACACCACCACGTCGTTCGCGGCGGCCAGCGAGGCGGCCGAGCAGGGCGCGCTCGCGACCGTGCCACTGCAGGCACGCAAGGGCAGGGCAAGCTATCTGGGTGAGCGCAGCATCGGGCACCAGGATCCGGGGGCGACCTCCTCGGCCCTGCTGATCGCCGCGCTGGTGGAGGTGGCGGGATGA
- a CDS encoding PTS-dependent dihydroxyacetone kinase phosphotransferase subunit DhaM, with the protein MSDAKPVGIVLVSHSREVAAAVAELATGLAGGGTTAPVASAGGTTDGDLGTSSELIAAAAASVDQGTGVAVLVDLGSAVLTVKALLAEGDELPEGTRLVDAPFLEGAVAAVVTASAGGDLDAVQAAASEAYEYRKV; encoded by the coding sequence ATGAGCGACGCCAAGCCGGTCGGGATCGTGCTGGTCTCGCACAGCAGGGAGGTGGCCGCGGCTGTCGCCGAGCTGGCGACGGGGCTCGCGGGCGGCGGCACAACGGCGCCCGTCGCGTCGGCGGGCGGCACTACGGACGGTGACCTCGGCACCAGCTCGGAGCTGATTGCGGCGGCGGCCGCCTCGGTCGACCAGGGTACGGGGGTGGCCGTGCTCGTCGATCTGGGCAGCGCCGTACTGACGGTAAAGGCTCTGCTGGCCGAGGGTGACGAACTCCCGGAAGGCACACGGCTGGTGGACGCGCCGTTCCTGGAGGGCGCGGTGGCCGCCGTGGTCACGGCGTCGGCGGGCGGCGACCTGGACGCGGTCCAAGCGGCGGCCTCGGAGGCGTACGAGTACCGGAAGGTGTGA
- a CDS encoding class F sortase, producing the protein MRTYDRRGAWFTVVCVLLLGLFLLRNGTTQVADGPPQPGSAVAVRHATADPLPPAPAPPPVPHSAPQRITVPSVKVDAPLIEVGLDADGWVEPPPLENRNLAGWYRESVSPGERGTSVIVGHVDNKAGPAVFYELGALEPGSRIEIPREDGRRAVFAVYDVEVFAKKEFPAARVYADGPEPELRVITCGGDYTEKTGYDGNVVVFARLVELR; encoded by the coding sequence ATGCGTACGTACGACAGGCGCGGCGCCTGGTTCACGGTCGTCTGCGTGCTGCTGCTCGGACTGTTCCTCCTGCGCAACGGAACCACGCAGGTCGCCGACGGCCCGCCCCAGCCCGGCTCCGCAGTCGCGGTCCGGCACGCCACAGCGGATCCGCTGCCACCCGCACCCGCACCCCCTCCGGTGCCCCACTCCGCGCCGCAACGGATCACCGTCCCGTCCGTCAAGGTGGACGCCCCGCTGATCGAGGTCGGCCTCGACGCGGACGGCTGGGTGGAACCCCCGCCACTGGAGAACCGCAACCTCGCCGGCTGGTACCGGGAGTCGGTCAGCCCGGGCGAGCGGGGCACGTCCGTCATCGTCGGCCACGTCGACAACAAGGCGGGGCCGGCCGTCTTCTATGAGCTCGGCGCCCTCGAGCCGGGCAGCCGTATCGAGATCCCGCGCGAGGACGGACGCAGGGCCGTGTTCGCTGTGTACGACGTCGAGGTGTTCGCCAAGAAGGAGTTCCCCGCGGCACGGGTGTACGCGGACGGCCCGGAGCCGGAGCTGCGGGTCATCACCTGCGGCGGCGACTATACGGAGAAGACCGGGTACGACGGCAACGTCGTGGTCTTCGCCCGCCTGGTCGAGCTCCGCTGA
- a CDS encoding ATP-binding protein — protein MIYRYRVLGTTQALRPDGTGAPLGGARLRALLAALAAGGGRTVDAEELVAQVWGEGEERPADETAALQALVGRLRRTLGRATVESGPGGYRLAADRDDIDLFRFERLASQGTAALDAGDAARAAGLLDEALELWHGRALTDLPGRDGDPLAVRAERRQSEARRTRLAAEVELGRAEEALAEITALAAAAPLDEPLQALRIRAMRTAGRQAEALQAYEDIRVRLADQLGTDPGGELRSLHAELLAHDAQKPVARGNLRVRLTSFVGREVELADLAEQLSARRLVTLLGPGGAGKTRLAMESAGAAAGTWPDGVWVAELAPVRDGETVPEAVLTALGAREAHVRGPAAAEATTRDPLAQLVEYCGRRRMLLVLDNCEHVIDAAARLAEAVLTGCPGVRVLATSREPLGVPGETVRGVGPLPQDVALRLLAERGAAARPGFRTDDDAEACAEICRRLDGLPLAVELAAARLRALTPRQIADRLDNRFRLLSSGSRTVLPRQQTLRAVVDWSWDLLDEDERAVLRRLAVFSGGCALAQAEAVCGAAALDPLEPLTSLVDKSLVVAVPDGPGGPDGMRYRLLETVAEYAAERLEEAGERADAERRHMSAYRELVRAGDPELRGPRRAEWLGRFETEHDNVRTALRTAVRLSEEQEALCLVLSMNWFWQQRNHQADARTWSSAAARLGSDPFRSPVRVAVPLEECCTDAPPPWPDEQLWEARRGVRLMVLGSSTDEDTALGDPRMQAYLRRIVAAYRPGLPQICRQPGSMWFFARLMTGEFDGLAETMDAIVASCEEAHRPSRPGQDWHLAFALLLRAKLRGYRTGGLEQSTGDAGRALALFETAGDLWGIAESLSARGEAFEWRGRYEEAAADFERAMRISTRVGAHAQVSISKAQLASVRLRTARTPADTERAERQLVEAVAESGEFAAEALSTARMLLTQYYGRTGRTGPAREQLVEAENELATGTPGLFSGILAGVYGWLDCIDGEYGRARGRIEEAVRRLESLAYLLDPQLIVDQFLCASWAMAHLGAARDGARLLGAYDRGSRQPGGLGFRPFAEEKELRQRAESDLRAALPGQTYERAYAEGGGLSAREAAALI, from the coding sequence GTGATCTATCGCTACCGCGTACTCGGCACCACTCAGGCGCTCCGCCCGGACGGCACCGGCGCACCGCTCGGCGGTGCCCGACTGCGGGCGCTGCTGGCCGCGCTGGCCGCGGGCGGTGGGCGGACGGTGGACGCCGAGGAGCTGGTCGCCCAGGTGTGGGGCGAGGGCGAGGAGCGGCCCGCCGATGAGACGGCGGCCCTGCAGGCGCTGGTGGGACGGCTGCGGCGAACGCTCGGCAGAGCGACGGTGGAGTCCGGGCCCGGCGGCTACCGGCTGGCGGCGGACCGGGACGACATCGATCTCTTCCGCTTCGAGCGGCTGGCGTCGCAAGGGACCGCCGCACTCGATGCCGGGGACGCGGCAAGGGCGGCCGGTCTGCTGGACGAGGCCCTTGAGCTCTGGCACGGCCGGGCGCTCACCGATCTGCCCGGCCGGGACGGCGATCCACTGGCCGTGCGCGCGGAGCGGCGCCAATCCGAGGCGCGCCGCACTCGGCTCGCGGCCGAGGTGGAACTGGGCCGGGCGGAAGAAGCGCTCGCCGAAATCACGGCGCTCGCCGCCGCGGCTCCACTGGACGAACCGCTCCAGGCGCTCCGGATCCGGGCCATGCGGACGGCGGGACGGCAGGCCGAGGCGCTGCAGGCGTACGAGGACATACGGGTGCGCCTCGCCGATCAGCTCGGTACGGACCCCGGCGGCGAACTACGGTCTCTGCATGCCGAGTTGCTGGCCCATGACGCGCAAAAACCCGTCGCGCGAGGCAACCTGCGCGTCAGGCTCACCTCCTTCGTGGGCCGCGAGGTCGAACTGGCCGACCTCGCGGAGCAGTTGAGTGCCCGCCGCTTGGTGACCCTGCTCGGCCCAGGCGGCGCGGGCAAGACCCGGCTGGCCATGGAGTCCGCCGGAGCCGCGGCAGGGACATGGCCGGACGGGGTCTGGGTGGCCGAACTCGCACCGGTACGCGACGGAGAGACCGTTCCCGAGGCGGTTCTGACCGCACTCGGGGCCCGGGAGGCCCACGTGCGCGGACCGGCCGCCGCGGAGGCCACGACCCGCGATCCGCTGGCCCAACTGGTCGAGTACTGCGGACGGCGGAGGATGCTGCTCGTCCTGGACAACTGCGAGCATGTGATCGACGCGGCGGCCCGGCTGGCGGAGGCGGTGCTCACCGGGTGCCCGGGTGTGCGGGTGCTGGCCACCAGCCGTGAGCCGCTCGGCGTCCCGGGCGAAACCGTACGCGGCGTCGGTCCGCTGCCGCAGGACGTGGCGCTGCGGCTGCTCGCCGAGCGCGGCGCGGCCGCCCGCCCCGGTTTCCGTACGGACGACGACGCGGAGGCCTGCGCCGAGATCTGCCGCAGACTCGACGGACTGCCGCTCGCCGTAGAACTGGCCGCCGCCCGGCTGCGCGCCCTCACCCCGCGACAGATCGCGGACCGGCTGGACAACCGTTTCCGGCTGCTCAGCAGCGGGAGCAGAACCGTACTGCCCAGGCAGCAGACGCTGCGGGCGGTGGTCGACTGGTCCTGGGACCTGCTGGACGAGGACGAGCGGGCCGTACTGCGCCGGCTTGCCGTCTTCTCCGGCGGCTGTGCACTGGCCCAGGCGGAGGCCGTGTGCGGGGCGGCCGCCCTCGATCCCCTCGAGCCCCTCACCTCGCTTGTCGACAAGTCGCTGGTGGTCGCCGTCCCTGACGGTCCCGGCGGTCCGGACGGCATGCGCTACCGGCTGCTGGAAACCGTCGCCGAGTACGCGGCGGAGCGGCTTGAGGAGGCCGGTGAGCGGGCCGATGCCGAACGACGGCACATGAGCGCCTACCGAGAGCTGGTCCGCGCCGGCGATCCGGAGCTGCGCGGCCCGCGCCGGGCCGAGTGGCTGGGGCGGTTCGAGACGGAGCACGACAACGTACGCACCGCGCTGCGCACCGCCGTCCGCCTGTCGGAGGAGCAGGAGGCGCTCTGTCTGGTGCTGTCCATGAACTGGTTCTGGCAGCAGCGCAACCACCAGGCGGACGCCCGTACCTGGTCGTCGGCGGCCGCCCGGCTCGGCTCCGACCCTTTCCGGTCGCCGGTACGGGTCGCGGTGCCGCTGGAGGAATGCTGCACCGACGCTCCGCCGCCCTGGCCCGATGAGCAGCTGTGGGAGGCGCGGCGCGGGGTGCGGCTGATGGTGCTCGGGAGCAGCACGGACGAGGACACCGCCCTGGGCGATCCGCGGATGCAGGCGTATCTTCGCCGGATCGTCGCCGCCTACCGCCCGGGGCTGCCACAGATCTGCCGGCAGCCGGGCTCCATGTGGTTCTTCGCCCGGTTGATGACGGGCGAGTTCGACGGGCTTGCCGAGACCATGGACGCCATCGTCGCGAGCTGTGAAGAGGCTCATCGGCCGAGTCGCCCGGGTCAGGACTGGCATCTCGCTTTCGCGCTGCTGCTGCGGGCCAAGCTGCGCGGCTACCGCACCGGCGGGCTCGAACAGTCCACGGGCGACGCCGGCCGGGCGCTCGCGCTGTTCGAGACCGCGGGCGACCTGTGGGGTATTGCCGAGTCGCTGTCCGCCCGCGGGGAGGCGTTCGAGTGGCGTGGCCGGTACGAGGAGGCCGCCGCGGACTTCGAGCGGGCCATGCGGATCTCCACCCGGGTCGGCGCCCACGCCCAAGTGTCGATCTCCAAAGCCCAGTTGGCGTCGGTGCGACTACGGACGGCCAGGACCCCGGCGGACACGGAGCGCGCCGAGCGGCAGCTGGTCGAGGCGGTGGCGGAGTCCGGCGAGTTCGCGGCGGAGGCCCTCAGTACGGCCCGGATGCTGCTGACCCAGTACTACGGCCGCACCGGCCGCACCGGTCCGGCACGGGAACAACTCGTAGAGGCGGAGAACGAGTTGGCTACCGGCACGCCGGGACTCTTCAGTGGCATCCTGGCCGGGGTGTACGGCTGGCTCGACTGCATCGACGGGGAGTACGGACGGGCCCGCGGCCGGATCGAGGAGGCGGTGCGGCGGCTGGAAAGCCTGGCGTATCTGCTCGACCCGCAGCTGATTGTCGACCAATTCCTGTGTGCCTCATGGGCGATGGCGCATCTGGGGGCGGCGCGGGACGGGGCACGGCTGCTCGGGGCGTACGACCGGGGCAGCCGACAGCCCGGCGGTCTCGGCTTCCGGCCGTTCGCCGAGGAGAAGGAGCTCCGGCAGCGGGCGGAGTCCGACCTGCGTGCGGCGCTGCCGGGACAGACGTACGAGCGCGCGTACGCCGAGGGCGGCGGCCTGTCCGCACGGGAAGCCGCCGCCCTGATCTGA
- a CDS encoding alpha/beta fold hydrolase, producing the protein MAAGLGPHATDRSRLRSVSEGDVELRHHVVHGYRRAYRIAGDGPAVLLIHGIGDSSATWVDLMPGLARRYTVIAPDLLGHGASDKPRADYSVAAYANGMRDLLGVLGIDRATLVGHSLGGGVAMQFAYQFPERTERLVLVGAGGVGGEVNPVLRAVSVPGADLLLSALSLPGMRRATGLFTRLIRRLDTDLGQDAPELLNLVDALPDATSRSAFIRTLRAVVDWRGQVVTMLDRCYLTQGMPTLLLWGSRDGVVPMQHAYGAHDAMPGSRLEIFEGAGHFPFHADPARFLALVEDFIETTRPADWSTERWRELLRSGREVEDILQLASERSAT; encoded by the coding sequence ATGGCCGCCGGCCTCGGACCGCACGCGACGGACCGGAGCAGACTGCGCTCCGTGAGCGAGGGCGATGTGGAACTGCGCCACCATGTGGTGCACGGCTACCGCCGCGCCTACCGGATCGCCGGGGACGGCCCTGCCGTCCTGCTCATTCACGGCATCGGAGACTCCTCCGCCACCTGGGTCGACCTCATGCCGGGTCTGGCCCGCAGATACACCGTCATCGCGCCCGATCTGCTGGGCCACGGAGCCTCGGACAAACCCCGTGCCGACTACTCGGTGGCGGCCTACGCGAACGGCATGCGCGATCTGCTCGGCGTGCTCGGCATCGACCGGGCCACGCTCGTCGGCCATTCGCTCGGCGGTGGGGTGGCCATGCAGTTCGCGTACCAGTTCCCCGAGCGCACCGAACGACTGGTCCTGGTCGGCGCGGGCGGTGTCGGCGGGGAGGTCAATCCCGTCCTGCGAGCCGTCTCGGTGCCCGGCGCGGACCTCCTCCTCTCGGCACTTTCCCTGCCCGGGATGCGGCGGGCGACCGGCCTCTTCACGCGGCTGATCAGGCGGCTGGACACCGATCTCGGGCAGGACGCGCCCGAGCTGCTCAACCTGGTGGACGCGCTGCCGGACGCGACCTCGCGCAGCGCCTTCATCCGCACGCTGCGAGCGGTCGTCGACTGGCGCGGCCAGGTGGTGACCATGCTCGACCGCTGCTATCTGACGCAGGGAATGCCAACCCTGCTGCTGTGGGGATCGCGCGACGGCGTGGTGCCGATGCAGCACGCGTACGGGGCCCACGACGCCATGCCGGGGAGCCGCCTGGAGATCTTCGAGGGAGCGGGCCACTTTCCCTTCCACGCCGACCCGGCGCGCTTTCTGGCGCTGGTCGAGGACTTCATCGAGACCACGCGGCCGGCCGACTGGAGTACGGAGCGCTGGCGGGAGCTGCTGCGTTCCGGGCGCGAGGTCGAGGACATCCTGCAGCTGGCGAGCGAGCGCAGCGCGACCTGA
- the nagB gene encoding glucosamine-6-phosphate deaminase — translation MEVVIVPDSAAAGELIAEAMAELLRRKPDALLGVATGSTPLPIYEALAAKVRAAHVDASRARICQLDEYVGLPSGHPESYRSVVLREVVEPLGLTDASFMGPDGAAEDVAAACLAYDRALAEAGGVDLQLLGIGTDGHIGFNEPCSSLASRTRIKTLTQQTRRDNARFFSGLDEVPHHVITQGIGTILEARHLVLLATGEAKAEAVALAVEGPLSAVVPASALQLHPHATVVVDEAAASSLKRADYFRDTYAAKPGWQGI, via the coding sequence GTGGAAGTTGTCATCGTTCCGGACTCCGCCGCCGCCGGCGAGCTCATCGCCGAAGCCATGGCCGAACTGCTGCGACGCAAGCCCGACGCGCTCCTCGGCGTGGCCACAGGATCGACCCCGCTGCCGATCTACGAGGCCCTCGCGGCCAAGGTGCGCGCCGCGCACGTGGATGCTTCCCGCGCCCGGATCTGCCAGCTCGACGAGTACGTAGGGCTGCCTTCCGGCCACCCCGAGTCGTACCGCTCGGTGGTCCTCCGTGAGGTCGTCGAGCCACTCGGCCTGACCGATGCCTCCTTCATGGGCCCCGACGGCGCCGCCGAGGACGTCGCGGCCGCCTGCCTTGCCTACGACCGTGCGCTGGCCGAAGCCGGCGGTGTCGACCTCCAGTTGCTCGGCATCGGCACCGACGGGCACATCGGCTTCAACGAGCCCTGCTCCTCGCTCGCGTCCCGCACCCGGATCAAGACGCTGACCCAGCAGACCCGAAGGGACAACGCCCGGTTCTTCAGCGGCCTCGACGAGGTCCCCCACCACGTCATCACCCAGGGCATCGGCACCATCCTGGAAGCCCGTCATCTGGTGCTGCTGGCCACCGGCGAGGCGAAGGCCGAGGCCGTCGCGCTCGCTGTCGAAGGCCCACTGTCGGCAGTGGTGCCCGCCTCGGCCCTGCAGCTCCACCCGCACGCCACCGTCGTGGTCGACGAGGCGGCGGCCTCGAGCCTCAAACGCGCGGACTACTTCCGCGACACCTACGCCGCCAAGCCCGGCTGGCAGGGCATATAA
- a CDS encoding globin domain-containing protein — MDDDIDVVTASLERIRLRAGHVVRYFYAHLFTHHPRLRPLFPAAMDDQYERLFTALVHVVEHLGHPALPAHLNRLGRDHRKFGIADDDYTAVGESLVAAIRYHSTHTWDDRTEKAWLRVYGFVAAAMTGGAQSSLAANEPAWWEATVVSHRLHGGHTAVLRVAPSADYPWLPGQYATIEHPDLPGVWRPYSLAGRPGRGGVLEFHIGRVAEGLLSNVLCDGTVPGHTLRLGAASGSALTPPPGTPAVTLIAAGTGWAPVKAVLDELLTRRPAPRIRIDVVARGEADFYDGGSLVDLLRARPYLSAYWWYEERGKGRIRAAERLHSNLSARRGWAGETVYLCGPVMFVQETAELLHDCGLPAESLIRDPLPASVQPRGYVSHAEQFLDPPSVTWIDPDARTRPLDLPPPRPHPEPQPRHLAAPQDSSSGGWFEPHGAVDRV; from the coding sequence ATGGACGACGACATCGATGTGGTCACAGCGAGCCTGGAGCGAATCAGACTCAGGGCCGGCCATGTGGTGCGCTACTTCTACGCGCATCTCTTCACCCACCATCCACGGCTGCGCCCGCTGTTCCCCGCCGCGATGGACGACCAGTACGAGCGGCTGTTCACCGCGCTGGTACACGTCGTGGAGCATCTCGGCCACCCCGCACTCCCCGCACACCTGAACCGACTCGGCCGGGATCACCGCAAGTTCGGGATAGCCGACGACGACTACACCGCCGTCGGCGAGAGCCTCGTAGCCGCCATCCGCTACCACAGCACACACACCTGGGACGACCGGACCGAGAAGGCCTGGCTGCGGGTGTACGGATTCGTCGCCGCGGCCATGACCGGCGGAGCGCAGAGCTCGCTCGCCGCGAACGAGCCTGCGTGGTGGGAGGCCACTGTCGTCTCGCACCGCCTGCACGGCGGTCACACGGCAGTCCTCCGCGTCGCCCCCTCCGCCGACTATCCGTGGCTCCCCGGCCAGTACGCCACGATCGAGCACCCGGATCTGCCGGGCGTGTGGCGGCCCTACTCCCTGGCCGGCCGCCCCGGCCGCGGCGGTGTGCTCGAGTTCCATATCGGCCGGGTCGCCGAAGGGCTGCTCAGCAATGTCCTGTGCGACGGCACAGTGCCGGGCCACACGCTGCGGCTGGGCGCCGCCTCGGGATCCGCGCTCACCCCGCCGCCCGGCACCCCGGCCGTCACACTGATCGCCGCCGGCACGGGCTGGGCTCCGGTCAAGGCGGTCCTGGACGAGTTACTCACCCGCAGGCCCGCGCCTCGTATCCGTATCGACGTCGTTGCCCGCGGCGAGGCCGACTTCTACGACGGCGGCTCTCTCGTCGACCTCCTGCGGGCCCGCCCCTATCTGAGCGCCTACTGGTGGTACGAGGAGCGGGGCAAGGGCCGGATACGCGCCGCGGAACGTCTGCACAGCAATCTGAGCGCGCGCCGCGGGTGGGCCGGCGAAACCGTCTACCTCTGCGGCCCCGTGATGTTCGTACAGGAGACCGCCGAGCTGCTCCACGACTGCGGTCTGCCTGCAGAATCGCTTATCCGCGATCCGCTGCCCGCGTCGGTGCAACCGCGCGGATACGTCTCCCACGCGGAGCAGTTCCTCGATCCACCGTCCGTGACCTGGATCGATCCGGACGCCCGTACACGCCCGCTCGACCTCCCGCCGCCGCGGCCCCATCCCGAGCCTCAGCCCAGGCACCTGGCCGCGCCACAGGACAGCAGCAGCGGCGGCTGGTTCGAGCCGCACGGCGCGGTCGACCGGGTCTGA